In Sphaerospermopsis torques-reginae ITEP-024, the genomic window CAAAGGATGGAGAGCAGTGGCCATAATCAATCCACTTATTGCACAACCGCCAAACGAGGTGTCTTTAAAAAAAGCACCTCTAGTTCGTGTTATTGCACAAATACGCTTTCCTCTGATTACGTCAATTGAAAATAAAAGCTTTATAGGAGGATTTCAAGAAGCTATTAGAGATAAGTATCCAATATTACAACAAGAGCAGACCCGCAGCTTAGTTTTTGGTTCTCAAGGTGTTACGCAGTCTGAACAAGTAACTTGGAGATTTGTAGATGCTCAAGGTAATTGGCGCTTATCACTATCACCTGACTTCGTAGCACTTGAAACAACTGCTTATACAAGTCGTAGTGATTTTATAGCACGGTTAGAAAACTTGCTAATAGCACTTAATGAACACATTAAACCTAAAATTGTTCAACGATTCGGTGTGAGATATATTGATCGGCTCGTTGGACAAGCAGTAAATGATATATCTAAGCTTGTACGCTCAGAAATTACAGGTATTGTAGCATTAGACTTTGGAGAATATATTCATCAGAGTATCAATGAATCTTTGTTTAGTTTACCTGGGGGAGAAGACCAGATAATTGCGCGTTGGGGGTTAATTTCTCCTAATGGAACTTTTGATCCAGATGCAATTGAACCAGTTGATGAACCTAGCTGGATACTTGATTTAGATATGTCTCTTTCAAAACAACGAGATTTTGATGTTGAAGAACTTCTGAATGAAGCACAGCGTTTTGCTGAAAGAATTTATACTTTTTTCAGATGGGCAGTAACTGATGAATTTTTGCAGCATTTTGGAGGTGAACCATGACTTCTCTTTTAGATAGAAAACCTGAGCAGTTATCGGGTACTTCTGCCCGTGGCTCAATGTGTCCTCAACATAATTACCGCCCCACTATTATATATAAAATTTTTTCAACTATTCCTATTACAGCAAGTACGACAGCAACATTTGATCGAAATTTATTACCTACTTTGGAGATGACAACGAGTGGGTTGACTTTTCCATCAACTAATTCTGCGGAAACAACACAAATTGCTCTTAACCAACTGAGAAAGTTAAGTGGATTGACCTGGGATCAACTTGCTAGGCTTTTTAATGTTTCACGTAGAAGTATTCACTTTTGGGCTAGTGGCCAGCCATTATCTCGTTTTAATGAGGAGAAGCTTAATCGCCTTTTGGCTACTGTTCAGTATATTAATCGGGGAAGTGCCAGTCTTAATCGTAGTCTTTTATTAACTCCTGGTAGTGATAGTCAACTTCCTTTCGATCTCTTGGTAGCTGATGAATATGAAGAGGTAAAACGAATTATTGGTTATGGTAATGCTCCTGAAAGACCACAATTAGCTCCCTTATCTGAGGATGCACGTGCGTCACGTAGACCACCCAATCCGGCTGATCTAGTTGATGCTCTACAAGAGCCTATCCATCGTGAAGTTGGACGATCCAAACCTGCTAGAGCGGTAAGGAGCCGCAAAAACGGTAGTGGACAATGAGCGTGATGTTTTGATTAAGGAAGTGGATGCTGCTCTTCAAGAATGGCAGCAAGGTGATTATGTGCTTGGCGAACATTGGTTTGTACAACGTTTTCACCCTCAGCGTCCTCTGACACAAGAATCTACTGGTGTAGCACAAGAGGAGACTGATCTTGCTGAGTCAGAAGTCAGGGGTTTTGTAGTGGTTACGCAAACTTGCGATATTGTGCGTACTTGTGGCACTCGTCCGTTTGTTGAAGTAGTTCCTTTGGTGGAGGTTGATGAAGAACAATTATATCAAATTCAACGAAATAGACGACCTCAATATGCTTATATTCCAGGAGTAGCAGAACTGAATCTAGTGGCTGATCTTGATCGTGTGATGACAGTGGAGAAAGCCGTTGTTGCAGAATGGGAGCGCAAGTCTGGATGCCAAAATGATCAAGAGATTAGGGCATTAGGGCAAGCATTAGCCCGGAAGCGAGCTAGATTTGCTTTTCCTGATGACTTCAATCAATTTTCTAAAAAGTTGCAAATACGAATGCAAGATAAGCATGATAAATCTAGCCCTGAAGGTGAAGCTCTTCGTGCTTTACGTGAAATTAGAGTATATGCAGAACCTTCTTGGAATGACACTGCAATCAACCTAACTTTTTTGTTTATCCGTGATGAAGAACAAGTTCAGTTTCAAGATATAAGATGGGATCAACTTTGTGAAAATTGGTTGAAATTAATTCCACCATCCGGCCGTTTTCAATCTGTAGATGGCTTGGTAGTATCTTTGGAAGACATGACAGCAAAGGAATATGTTGAGAGTGATCCGCTAGATTTGGATAACTTATCATCCTGAAATCTGAAATCATTCTCGACATAAACAGCCCATATCAAGTTACAGGCTAAGAGCCAAAGTTCGTTGAAATAGACTAAATTTGTGAGCAGCTATGTAGATTACTATTTTTGTGTCTAGATTTCTTCCTCTCTGCGTCTTTGCGTGAGACTATTTCCCCTATAAATCCTCATGCAACGCCCCCAACTTGCGTATCTCCGGCCAAATCAACGCCGTAGCAACTACCACCAAAATTGTACCTATTCCCCCGCTAACCACAGAGAAAACAGGCCCAAATAAAGCCGCAACTGCACCAGACTCAAAACCCCCCAACTCATTAGAAGCACTGATAAACACACTGTTAATAGCCGCAACTCGACCCCGTAAATGATCAGGGGTTTTAATTTGCACCAAAGTATGGCGAATCACCACACTAATACTATCTAACGCCCCACTTAATGCCAACATCAACAACGACAACCACACCCAACGAGACAAACCAAAGATAATTGTTACAACCCCAAATCCCACAACTGACCACAGTAATGCTGGTCCAGCTTTGCTGATAGGTGGTAAATATACTAGCAAGGCTGCCATAATTAATGCACCTATGGATGGTGCTGCTTGTAAATAGCCTAGTTCCACTGGCCCAACTTGCAAAATATCTTTGGCATAGACGGGTAATAATGCCACAGCACCACCAAATAAAACTGCAAATAAATCTAAGGTAATAGCAGCCAGAATAATTTGATTATTCCAAACAAACTCAGCACCAGCAGCTAAGGATTTTAAAGATATTGGTTCTTTGGCAAAGTTGGTTTTTTGAGGTTTAATAGCTGCAACTGAGGCTAAACATAATAAAGAGGCGATCGCAGCTACTATATACACTGGGGTGGCACTCTTGAAAATAGCAATGGCAAATCCTCCCAAGGCTGGACCAATCACTGATGCTAACTGAAAGCTACTACTTACCCAAGTCGCGGCATTAGCAAACACATTAGTTGGTATCAATTGCCACATTAAAGCATCACTGGCAGGTTTAAGAAATGCCCTTGCTACACCCATTAACACTAAACAAGCATAAACTAGGAAAATTGCCCCTTTAGTGTAGGAAATCACTCCTAAACCCAGTGAACAAACAGCCAGCAGGAAAATTGCTAGTAAAGTAGTGCGTTGGCGATTATACTTGTCAGCAACATGACCTGCTATTAATGTCAGTAAAATCATGGGTGTTACTTGGGCTAATCCCACTCCACCTAACGCCAAAGGGGAATGGGTGCGCTCATAAAGTTCCCAACCAATGGCCACCGTTTGCATTTGTCCCCCTGTAAACAAGAGAACACGCCCAATAGTAAATAACCGATAATCTCGAAATCTCATGGCTGCAAAAGGATCGTGTGCAGCCTTAGTATTAGGGGGGATTTGTTTCTGTTTGCTCGAAGACATTTTTTAGTAGACTTAACCCTTCTTCAATTTTTGATACTTGTTCTGGTGTTAAACTCTCTATAATTTCCGCAATTTCCCCGCGAGTTTTTTCCTGGGATTGCTCTAAAAGCAGTTTTCCCTCTCTCGTCAAATTCAGGACTACTCGCCGTCGTTCTTGAGGATTATCTGTACGTTGCACCAGATTTCGTTGGACTAATTTTTCTATAGTTGTGGATGCTGTAGCACAGGTGACACCTAAATGATCTGCTACCTCAGACAAGGAAGCACCAGGATTGCGATTCAGAAAAGCGAGCGATCGCAATTGTGGTATAGATAAAGAGTCAGAACTGTGCGATCGCATTTCGGCTCGGATAAACCGCATCAATAAGGGGACAGTTTCCATCACCCTAGCGGCACATTTTTCAGAGGGTTTATCCAAACTCATAAGACCGTTTTTCTCCAGATTACATCGCCACCCGTGG contains:
- a CDS encoding MFS transporter; the encoded protein is MSSSKQKQIPPNTKAAHDPFAAMRFRDYRLFTIGRVLLFTGGQMQTVAIGWELYERTHSPLALGGVGLAQVTPMILLTLIAGHVADKYNRQRTTLLAIFLLAVCSLGLGVISYTKGAIFLVYACLVLMGVARAFLKPASDALMWQLIPTNVFANAATWVSSSFQLASVIGPALGGFAIAIFKSATPVYIVAAIASLLCLASVAAIKPQKTNFAKEPISLKSLAAGAEFVWNNQIILAAITLDLFAVLFGGAVALLPVYAKDILQVGPVELGYLQAAPSIGALIMAALLVYLPPISKAGPALLWSVVGFGVVTIIFGLSRWVWLSLLMLALSGALDSISVVIRHTLVQIKTPDHLRGRVAAINSVFISASNELGGFESGAVAALFGPVFSVVSGGIGTILVVVATALIWPEIRKLGALHEDL
- a CDS encoding TIGR04255 family protein translates to MAIINPLIAQPPNEVSLKKAPLVRVIAQIRFPLITSIENKSFIGGFQEAIRDKYPILQQEQTRSLVFGSQGVTQSEQVTWRFVDAQGNWRLSLSPDFVALETTAYTSRSDFIARLENLLIALNEHIKPKIVQRFGVRYIDRLVGQAVNDISKLVRSEITGIVALDFGEYIHQSINESLFSLPGGEDQIIARWGLISPNGTFDPDAIEPVDEPSWILDLDMSLSKQRDFDVEELLNEAQRFAERIYTFFRWAVTDEFLQHFGGEP
- a CDS encoding XRE family transcriptional regulator, which gives rise to MTTSGLTFPSTNSAETTQIALNQLRKLSGLTWDQLARLFNVSRRSIHFWASGQPLSRFNEEKLNRLLATVQYINRGSASLNRSLLLTPGSDSQLPFDLLVADEYEEVKRIIGYGNAPERPQLAPLSEDARASRRPPNPADLVDALQEPIHREVGRSKPARAVRSRKNGSGQ
- a CDS encoding MarR family winged helix-turn-helix transcriptional regulator, which codes for MSLDKPSEKCAARVMETVPLLMRFIRAEMRSHSSDSLSIPQLRSLAFLNRNPGASLSEVADHLGVTCATASTTIEKLVQRNLVQRTDNPQERRRVVLNLTREGKLLLEQSQEKTRGEIAEIIESLTPEQVSKIEEGLSLLKNVFEQTETNPP